The Gallus gallus isolate bGalGal1 chromosome 5, bGalGal1.mat.broiler.GRCg7b, whole genome shotgun sequence region ATAAGTCTAGCTACTAACATGCCCAGATGCCTGGAATGAGACATCCACTCGAGAACAGCTAGAGGTGATACTGTATTCTCACAGTACCCATGCCTGCCTTCCTCTTCTGCAAACATTGGgaaaatatgtaataaaaaGAGTAGTTCTGGCCTGATATTCTATCcaaaaagacactgaaaatcTCAAAAGAAGAAACCTGAACTGTTGAAGTGGGCATTGTGACTGAATCCTTAATGTCTGCCAGGGACAGAATCACCATGTTTGCCATTTCGTCCTGCTGTTATTTTATAACACCTGAGTACTGCATCAGTCTGTGAGCTCCTGGGATATGCCGGTTCAGATTCATGTTTCAGCTGTTGCCTCTTGTCAGGAACATTTTTTGGCCAGGACTTTGCCATCATAGATAAGACAAGGCTTAGTTAGTGCTAGGACAAGGGGGggtggctttaaactaaaagaagagagatttaggttaggcaCTAGGAATAAAcgttttactcagagggtggtagggtgctggcacaggctgcccagagaactgtggatgccccattcctggagacattcaaggccagggtggatggggccctgggcagcttgatctggTGGTAgcagccctgcctacagcagggggctTGCAACTATATGACCTTCAAgttcccctccaacctaagtcattctgtgattctgagttGAGGCTTGACTTGTCTCAGGACTTTTTGATGGTAAATGGTGAGCATCTGCTTCTTCCTTTACTGCCATCTTCAGACTGGTTAGACAACAGAATTGAAGAGAGAAACTGTCTTTCTGggaaatgtggggaaaaaaagtctcatCTACACAAGTTGGTGAGGGACTCCTGTAACTCTCAACCTAGCTGGCCATTGACAAAAGCCAAGCTGCCAACTCTTATCCATGTTTCACAACTCTCCTGTTGGTCTAATGCCAAAAAGACAAGCTCTAGTTCTAGAAAAGACTGTTCTCTAATAATTTGCCTCTGAGGAAAAATttgtatcagaaacagaaactgcacttccttctctgctggaattttcttcactgttgtGTGAGTAGATTCACTTCTCCAAACACgaccttatttattttttaaccaaaacagtttttttttcataatatctgaaaaaaaaaaaaagtccagaacAGCAACGGATTTACTTATAAAATTTTCATTAGCTGAAGAGgaacaaatgtaaaataattatgCTATATACCCACACTCAGATGCAATGACGATTGACCAACATCCATGCTTTGGTGGACAAGCTCTTGATTCTTCGGAACAACACATAATCACTTCCTGTGTTACAAACTGGTCTCATGTACAGCTTGAAAAggagtgctgtgttttgtttataGATTGCTCATCAGGTTGCCCTCATCAGGTGTGTGCACACATCATTTAGTGCATTCCCAGGAAATGATCTGGATGTGTTTCTTCATCTGTTCTGCAGTAGTTGTGCTGATGTTTGAGAGCTGTCGTGTGTTTGTGTGCGTTTAAAGcagcttcttttttcccccccttagCCACTGCATTTCAATGTGCTTGTCAAATGACTAGATTAGTCCGTGGTAATTGTAACATATTATGTTTCACTAGCATACCTATCAGTTGTATTGCACTTTTTATAGTTGTTTAACAACTgtgaaatggcaaaaaaaaatattacctcATTCCATTTCAACAGTGTGATTCTGTGTATGCCATTACCATAAACCTCACTATTCCCCTCATGTGCTATTAGTTTTGGTAATATTTCAACTCACTACACCAAACAAGTTCCAGACAATGCTGAAGCAAAATTGCTTCCCGGGGAGATAACAGCAGCACACATATGTGGTCTGGGATGGAACATGGTTGACAGTGGGAGAAAATGGCAATAGcctttcaaaacaaattcaaaagTCTGATTTAATTGATAAAAAAAAGGTGTCACTGAAGACCTAAAGTCCACCAGCtctatatagatagatagatatatcCATCACTCAAGACTGAAAAATTAAGTATGATATGATAACTCATGACagttaatgacaaaaaaaaacatatgtgAGAAACAAAACTATTATGAGGTAGAACACCATTTAATTCAAGTTATTACAAccaagtaaaatattttaattgataCTGCTTGATCACTACTTTCTATGGGCTTCGTGGATTTGCTACCAGCAGTCCGAATGAAATGCTAGAATATTTTGCATATGAAAAAATACtaaccaccaaaacaaaaagagagtgCAGAGAAAAAGTTAAAACTACTTCCCTATCAGACACAGCTGAATTTGCATTCTGTGCATAACAATAAGATGGTATTAACATCAGACCCGTCTATCTGATATCAAAATTCCTGATCAAAAATAGCAACTATTTTTATTAAACTGAACTGTGCggctctgaaatatttcaagtttTGGAGTTTTTTTCTATGAGAAGGCTATGTGGAAATAAATGGCACTCCCCAGGATGAGTGAAGTAGCTATTGCATTTGATAGATGATTCTGCGCAGTTGTGATAAATACTTAGTAAGAGAGTAAATACTGTTCAACCAGTGGCCTGTGCCTGTGATACAGGCTGGCTCAGAGCCTGCTTCTTCCGAGCCACAGCCATGCGCAAGGCCTGAAGAATCACGTTCTCATTGTTCATGATGTTGTAAGTAGTCAGCTTCTGGAGTTTGTTGAAatcttctgctttcagtgaCACCTCCCTCGTGGAGTATGGAGAGGAGAAACTGGAGAGATCAACCTTGCCCTGTTCCATTTCCGCAGCACTGCGAGACATGCCTgttggaggaaaagaaggagtTTGTACAGTCCCAGGGAATTATAGTCCTCTGATAGACTATGTCAAGAATAATTTGGAGAGATTGCAGATGTGATTGCAAGCACAAGTGCAGTGCTCTGATCTCTGAAAAATCTACTTCTGAACTAAGTCTTTTTGGAATTCATGAACAAGTGTCACTAGACATCATTCCATTGCAACTAGTACTGTCTACTGGTCAACTCATAGCACGCCATCTTATGAGGGTCATTCAAAGTCTTACCCCATGGGTCCCAAGTAGAATATATACTAATGGTAGAAGGAATAAGAAGTTGTACAGCACAGGATGAGGCAGAACATCTGTTGCCTTAGAAATCATAATAAAAACACTGTCTGTGTCTAAAACACTGGCCCAAAAGGACACTGTGACTGCATTTAACAAGTCTTAGTGTACATCctattgctttcatttcccagcacaTACAAGCAATGCATTAAACAACTCAAAAAGAAAGCACCATGGTTCTCCTCAGTAACATTCTATACTGTAAAGGTAGTTCTTCCTAGATCTGACTGTCATAAAATACGTAATTTGAAAACTATGCTTTGTTCTTCACTCTAAAGTAAAATTCTGGAGACCACAAGAAGAAATAAGTTCCCATTCCTCTACTTGAagaatgcatttcttctttctctgaacTGCACCAAGTCTAAAACTGAAATTATACACAAGATTTCACAAATAGTTATTGTCATCCCATTATGCAGTGTATTCCCTAGAAGGAACAAGCAAGTGCAGGATTTTTGTATTGGGATAAAGAAGAAACACTCAGGGTCAAAACACTCACTGTGTCAATAAAACAGCTGGATGATGTTAACTTACCAGGTGCTACGTATCTTTGGAAAGTGTCATTCACTAGTGGAAAGTAAAGCAGGAGAGGAGCTCCGGGGTTGTCTGCACCATCGAACATATAGCACTCTTTCAGGTTCTTCTCATCATCCTTCAGCCCAAACTTGGGAAATGGAATTCCCTGCTCTGAGAAGTAGCTGCAAGCCTGCTTTAGAGGCTGGTCATCACCCAATAGCAGCAatataaaaaatggaaaacatataCAAGATCAGGTTGTTTCTGAAGCCCTGTAATTCATGTTAAGTTGCACAAGATGATTCAATAGCACTGTAAAATTGAAGATAATGTGAGCAAATGCAGTCCCTAATTCTCCTGTTACCTGAGGAGTTATTTGAAAATAGACGTGAAATAAAATACCTGGTATTAAGATGGCAAAGAGGGTTTAAATTTGTGCCAAGGCACATTTCTAAAATCGAAGTATAACTTAGGAAGAAAGCAAGTAATTTCAAAGATTGTTAGAGAGCATCATTAATTAAAGGAGAATTAcgttagaattttttttttaatctgaacaCAACTCAATTTGCAATCCTAAATTTCTTGTCAAAGACAGTAAGATTCACAGCCATACTATCTGTTTATGTAGCAGTGGTAACTTGTGAGTAGACTTCAGAAGATTTTAGCAGGGTTTTGAAACCAACTTCCCCATCTTAGACTTCAAGTTTTAGAAATAATGTGAAATTTCAAGCATTTTATGAGTATTAAATCTCAAAATACAAAACTAAACCACAAAGCTCATTTGTGATGATCAAGCTTTGTTAAATTACCTAACAATACCTTGAAGTAAACCTCAGTTTGTTTGaactaaatatttctgaaggaCTTCAGATTACTAGAAAGAAATGTCAGTACAAGGAACTGTATGTGCACTTTTccagctgcagaacagagataaattttttttcatctggcATTACAGAGTAGGAACAGCATTGAAGTATCATCCACTTGAAATCAATGATAGAACCTTAACAAGTgaactttgtgttttctgtggtGCACTTCAGGGGCGGGTTTACAATTACAAGTATGCATTTGGAATTCTAAGTATGTCTTTTTATGTGGTGAATATCACTTTCAAAAACTATATGACCATTTTATAATTAGAGTTCAGCAAATACAGTAAGTGCATTCAATACCTTGCTTCAAGATAACCacattaagagaaaaaatgcattcattgaaaaaaatgaaaataaagacaaaaattatTCACTTGCCACCTTGTTCTTGGACAGATAAAAAACAgccaaataaaaatacaaactgtatatatttcaggaaaacgcaaaataaattcttcatcTGAATCAGACAAAAAGCTTTTCCAACCATATTTGTGCTGGAAGATCTTACAGACAATTGTAATGGAAGTTGCAGCACAACCGTAATAACTTCACTGTGTCACTCTGTACGTTATTGGTGAAGGAGAGAGCTCTGACTATTCTACTTAGGGCTCCTCCAAAGGTGATTTTAGAAAAAACGGATATATTCTTCCCTCTGAGAATTTCTACTCTTCTTCTAGGGTTTGGAAACTTCCACTAATAACATTTTATAGACACCTATCCAAAAgccaaagaaagcaaaggaaaaaaacattaaacaatGATATTTTTGACTTCTCACCAAGGTCTGCGATCCGCCAGTGTAATTTAAGTGTATGATGACATCCACTTTCCTCTCTGGTCTCATAAGGGGTGGACAGCTAgtttcaaaaaagaaagctgcatcCACCAACTCCAAGTGCTCTGAGTGGCCTCTCAGATCATTAGGAGAGGTGTCCAGCAAGGTGTCTAAAGAATAAAATTTGGAGCTATTAGtaagctgcagaaaaacatcCGTGAagttagaaaacaaaaggatgGCAAGCTCCCGTCCCATTccatattttcctttgcttttggaTGTCATGCAACAATCTTAAAGCTTTCTTCAGCATCTCTACACACATTTTGTCAGTCTTTCCAAACCCATGAGCTGCACAAAACCCATGGCAGGTGTTCTGTACATGCAAAACCCATCTCCAGTTATTTTATTCCCAGTAAGGACTGTCACTACTGAACACCCCCAAAATTCAACAGTTGGGATATTGGAAGTGACATGAGCAAGAGTGTTGTCTATACCTTTCCATTTTGCAAATTGTTCATGCTGGATGTACTCGTTGTGCATCTGGAAGCCCCTCAGGAAGTTGTGGTACTTGGAGACAGCAGGGCGATCCGTCAGAATATCCCGCAGGGTCGTGGAGAGGCCACTTGTAGGAGTGAACATGCATGTAGCCATCTCATAGGGCTTCTCAGGCAAGTCTGGTTGTTCCTCTAGAGATACATGACATAAATTACATGCAGTTGAATTATAGTCACACATATATGatcaggaaaaaagaggaagaagaatcaGTGATAGAAATGTCACTCCAATCTGTTCACCATGAAATCACTGACTTTGCTTGAATTTTAACATGAAGGTGCTCATGGATGTTTTTAAGGAATGGTCTTTTACTACAAAGCTGCCTTTCTCAGCTGGTGTGATACATCCCTACTCTGTTGACTTCCTTGGACCTCTTCTAAATCTTGCAGTTCAGACAGATTTTGATGCACAATTTAGGgggaataaaattaaaaaaaaactctcaaGCTTTCTTCTGGCTAAAAGTAGAGGTGACATGAAGCcttaacagaaataattatttgcaaGTCTTTTAACTCAGCACATCAGGGAACACCTTATATATTTATCCCTATCTTCTTTCTATCAAGGTCTGTCTGATGGTAAATCTTACCAATGCCAGTCTCAGGTTAAGCAAAGCATTGGCTATTCAGTAACATCAAATCACTTTATATTCCCAGTGTCTCTGGGAATATACTTTGAGATCAAGAGCACCACAAAACAGAGAACTGTGAGTGCAATCACTTTATCAGAGGGGCCTGGAAGAGGAAGGCCATAAGTCAAAAGGTACTGAGGATTTACCTATTTCAGTCACTTTGTCTTGGGTCCATCTGTGCCAGAAGTCCTCTGAATTGTCCGCTGCATGCCAGGCATCCAGGAGGTTTTTGGAGAAGATACTACTCCACATTCCTAGAAGTGGGAGAGGTGTATAATAGGCATTACTGAGGTAAACATAAGGAATTGATTAAAAAATtgccttctgcttcttccacagcttttttttttttttttttttgcatttctatcCAGCTTTTACATAGGCCCAGACATCTATTTCAGTGCTAAACTTGACTCAtaatgaaaatttatttctgaagaaatttcagctttcttttcctcccaccACATTTTACTTAGAACAACATGTGTATAGACAAATTTTGCattgctcttttctctttccataaAGGATTATtttcagccagctccttcactGATTCCACTCTTTCttgttctatttatttcctgtcACTGTTTCCTTCAGCTTCTGCCAAGTCACACAGATTTGCAACTTTTGAAATGCTTTCCAAGCTAAGGGAAagtgatattttaaaagcacttgCAAAGGTGCGTGactaatttttttgtttgtttcattttcttagtCCCAGTGATAATAACATGGGTATGTGTGTGAGTCTCAGGAAACATACTGAATTGAAGTGACCGAGGTATCGACCCCTCTCTGATGTGACCCAGTGCCCCTGCTACTACATGCAAAACTACAGCTTGCTAGGGACTAATTTCCCAAATCATTAGTGTTTGTATTAAATTCGTGCCACTGCCCCAGGCTGGTAAGTTACCTTGCATGAAGCAGATTCGGGACTCAGGGAGCTTCTTCATCAAGCGACCCATGAAGAACTCACTGCCAAAATCCTCTGCACGAATGAAGGCACCGTACTTCAGGAAGCCCACTTCATAGGGTGTGAACTCTACCCACTCTGCCAACACACATACCAACAAGTGTTAGCTCCACCAGCCCAGAGGACATAATGTTGTTAAAAGCAGCAACATGAGCAGACACTGAGTGAACCTCAGTGCCCTTGGAGGTAGGCTGGTTTAGTATGAGCCCAAAGCAAATCCTGCTTACCACTGCCTGTCAGATCCAGCAGGCAACTGAAACAGCAATCACACTTTTCATGAGGTCAGGAAAGAATAATGGAGGAGGTGAGGGAAATTTTAAGCTACTCTTTAGAAAGTGGGATGTTTTCTTACGAAAGGTAGACTAGAATGTAGCTTGTTTCCTATTGCATTTATTACCTTTAGTCAACTATGAAAAAAGCTCATTAAGTGAACTTAAAGTTTCCAGGAATCAGTTTCCTTAAGAACTGATAGTATTTCTGAGGCAGTGTTATGGATCTAGGCTGTGCTGGTCACCTGAAGGTAATATCTAAACATGCATGTTTACGTGCCAGGAgattttacaaaatattaaacTGCTGCTTTGTATCCTATGGCTCCCCAGCTATTGTTTACATTCTCTGAACAGAACTTCTGGCTTGGAGGAAGAATTTAGAACTATTTGTCATCATTCACAGTATCTATACCTACATTGTAGCCCCTAAGTAAAAATGAATCCCTCTTCCTAGAACTGGAACATCATTACCTCTAAAATCTTTGGTAGTAACTTTGTCCTTGACATTCAGGGCAAGGTAGATGGGCAGTGGGTTCTGGCCATGGTTCACTGCTCGACGTTGATCAGAAAGCCTGTGGTAACATTtctggatattaaaaaaaaacagttaaaaaaaggTTAGCTGATAATCCATTCCATAAAGACATCAGCTTATAATGTCTGAATATTATCTGGAATATTATTTATCTTAATTTCCACCTAGAGTTATTTCCATATCACCAATAAAGAGGGCAAGAAAAACATCATGAGAGAGAATAACTCTAATTATGAGAACCAGCCATGTCATACATTCAGTGTATGACACCAGGAATAAGATGCTTCAAATGCTGTTCTAGATTTATATTGTTAAaattgggggtgggaagggacaacaaacaaacaaacaacagatcTGGCTAATTCTGCTATTATCATATCTTTTATCTGTTTAACATAAGAATTCAAGGCCTGGTGTTATTGACACTTCTAGCCAAAAACAGTCATGAAACATATTGGAAGGTGCCATCCACAGAGGAAAAATCCTTGAGCTATTCAATACTAGCAGCTTATCTTTTACATGGAATAGAAATATTGAGCGTACTTCAGCGATATGAAATTCTAGCAATTTTTTACTAGGTAGCAGTGAAGCCAGAAATACAACATGAAATGTGAtatgaaacagaaatacttttgtgggtttttttttttttttttcatttttcctgcttCACCAGgacaaaatataaacaaaaaatagttttttctcCAGCTGACTTCAGTCTATCAGTTTACATGGAAAATTTTGCTTGTGTACTTAGAATTAGGAAGGGGTGGTCTTGAGAGATCAAATTCAAAACAGTTGAAAACACCTGCAAAATCACTATTCCTGTGACAGATCTACACACTTTCTCACTGCTAATTTACAAGTGCAGTAACTACGTAAGGAGTACATCTGCAGTATGTGCAATATATGACTACAGCTTGTGTAAATATGGCAAACGTTACAGCAGTGGAAACATAAAAGTGTGAAGCTgtaaaaaacacttcagaatttCAAAAAATTCTTGGACAGCTACAAAGGTTAATTAGCATGCCAGTTACTTTAGAACTAGTCTGAGCATTTCTACATTGTATTCAGTCACATTTTAGGCTTCACTATAGACATGCACTGCATCTCTAAGTTATTACTGCAGTAAGTGGTGTTCTGCCTGCATACCAAGTGTGGAGTTACTGGCCAGGTACTTCTTCCTAGGATTTTAATTTCTTGTAATGGTCATAAAGATCAGGTAACCGACTTTATGAGAAGATAGCTGTGCAGACATTACCCCATCATTTAACATCGATTCAATCATAAGTCCCCACAGATCAATAAAAGATGTTTTATGTCCTGCTTGGGTCCTTTGACTCAGCTCTTTGTAATAATTCCTCAGACTTCTCAAGCAAAAAGCACCCATCTTGCACTTGGCTGCTTGCTTCCGAGCTTCAATAATTATTTCTCCGATATCCTTATGTGACCACTCAGCATCTTCATACAGTTTTGTCATGGTCCTGCAAGCAGGAAACAGtatggggaggtggggaggtgTAAAGATGAAGCTTTTAGGACTCAGAGGATATATTTTGGACATTTCTTACTGCACTAGCTTTAGGTGACTCTTCTATTTCGAGTTTACTTTGAACAAAAATGCAAATCTATAGATAACCACTTGCTCTGAATTCAATTCAAGCAGCTTCACGAGCTTGTTCAACAGTAATTAACTGTAAAGGATAATTTTGCATGGGATTAAGGATTTTTGCACTGCCATTAAAGTTTCAACTTTTAATTGGGGTTAAATTACTTCAGTGACATCAAAAAGTAAGATGCACAATAGACATTTCACGGGCAACCCCATCGTTCATAGACCAAAGAGCAAGTAATAACTCAGTACACCCCCTTTTACCTTTTCTGAGATCTAAAGCCCAAGCAAAGCAGGGTTTTGCTTCACATAATACGATCCAAACAATAGAATCAAAATGACTCCTCACCATGTTGTGCCAGATGAGCCACTGATGTATGAAACACAATCCAGAACACGCAACTTTTGAAGACCCAACATGCTTCCATACATTCCCGTCAGTGCTCTTATCCCACACCCTGCTGTTGTCACAGCCACAATAGGTACCTGctcaacacaaaacaaaacacaggcaAAAAAGTGGCATCAAGGGGCATTCACATCAAGAGAAGACCGTCATACTAAAGCAACACCCAGacacatagaatcatacaatcatctgggttggaaaagaccactaagatcacttaatccaaccatcaaaccagccccaccatgcccactaaccatgtccctcagtgccccaACCAcgcatttcttgaacacctccaggaaagGTGattcccccacctccctggtcAGCTTCTTCCAATACTTCaccaaaagtaaaataaaagtaaaataaaatacatagatCAGAGACAAAGCAACATTACTCCATGCGTAAAGCAAGTTGCTAAGCACCCCTGTGGAGTACACTAAAAGATTTTGTCACTTCTGGAAGGAATTTTAAGAAACATGGGCCAAACTCATTGGTTTGAAATTTGTTTAAAGGTGATCCACCACTTAAGAATCAACTGAAAATAGAGAATTTGCTCTTCCAGACAGTCTGTTGAGCTCTCCAGCTGAGAACATCTTGGCTGCAAACAGAGCCCAAGAGAAGCAGTTGCTGACGGAGACCTTGCTCCTTTGTGATCTCAAGGCctaagggaaaggaaagaaagaaatccccAAGCGGTGCATTTCCTAGTTACCTCGTGGTCTTGTAGGTCCTCTTCCAGATGAAGAACATctttcagtgcagcagcaaCCACCTTCCTCCGATTTTGCAGGAAATTCTGTTCATCCATGCACAGGCCAAAACCCAGGCGGGCATCTAGGTTTCTTGGCCTGAAGCACAGACCCTGGGTCCTGAGACAAATATTACACGCTGTTTCTTGCAGCAGTCATCCCAGTTGTGTTTACAGATTGCTTCATGAACAGTAATGTAATAAATGAGAAAGTGCAACACCACAGACAGGCCTCTGCTAATTGCCTCACATTTTACTAAAAATGCAAATGGGAATGAAAGACAGAACACTTCATACTGCCCTGGTATTGTAATGAAGTTCCTACAGCAAGcttctggttttctttgctCATATAATTGAATTTTCAATTTTCAGTATTGCCTACCATATGTGCCTGTAACAAGATAACCACCAtcagcaggcactgcagctAATTACGGAAACAGCTTGCATGccttagttttattttgtttgtattataCAAAAATATGATTTCTGTGTGGAGCTGCTTTCTGAATCCATGGGCACAACAGTTCACAGTTCTGAAACTCAAAGGAAAAGGGACCCCTGATTTAGTTATCCATCACTGAAAAAGGAGAATCTTGCACACAAAAGCctgcaaag contains the following coding sequences:
- the LOC428870 gene encoding cytosolic phospholipase A2 epsilon-like isoform X2; the protein is MFYMTEPSPCNLLTVKIIRMKNARKADLLTQSDCYVSLRLPTASVQNFRTKTIPNTKNPTWNETFHFTIQSQVKNILELKVCDEDSVTQDDHLLTVFFDVSKIQLGENIQLSFQLNPQGKEELEVEFTMESSPDPPENIVTNGVLVSREVACLEVQVNGGRLRKDSTERKFALTVDGSYEGMQTHTLSSCLCAAAPARFHYIKHHQSALTVSLPRRRRLSRSISSQNERDMNESVTLALNLLPIQEKITIAEDRTIDLYAKANEWTQGLCFRPRNLDARLGFGLCMDEQNFLQNRRKVVAAALKDVLHLEEDLQDHEVPIVAVTTAGCGIRALTGMYGSMLGLQKLRVLDCVSYISGSSGTTWTMTKLYEDAEWSHKDIGEIIIEARKQAAKCKMGAFCLRSLRNYYKELSQRTQAGHKTSFIDLWGLMIESMLNDGKCYHRLSDQRRAVNHGQNPLPIYLALNVKDKVTTKDFREWVEFTPYEVGFLKYGAFIRAEDFGSEFFMGRLMKKLPESRICFMQGMWSSIFSKNLLDAWHAADNSEDFWHRWTQDKVTEIEEQPDLPEKPYEMATCMFTPTSGLSTTLRDILTDRPAVSKYHNFLRGFQMHNEYIQHEQFAKWKDTLLDTSPNDLRGHSEHLELVDAAFFFETSCPPLMRPERKVDVIIHLNYTGGSQTLPLKQACSYFSEQGIPFPKFGLKDDEKNLKECYMFDGADNPGAPLLLYFPLVNDTFQRYVAPGMSRSAAEMEQGKVDLSSFSSPYSTREVSLKAEDFNKLQKLTTYNIMNNENVILQALRMAVARKKQALSQPVSQAQATG
- the LOC428870 gene encoding cytosolic phospholipase A2 epsilon-like isoform X1, translated to MGVFYSTSQTEPSPCNLLTVKIIRMKNARKADLLTQSDCYVSLRLPTASVQNFRTKTIPNTKNPTWNETFHFTIQSQVKNILELKVCDEDSVTQDDHLLTVFFDVSKIQLGENIQLSFQLNPQGKEELEVEFTMESSPDPPENIVTNGVLVSREVACLEVQVNGGRLRKDSTERKFALTVDGSYEGMQTHTLSSCLCAAAPARFHYIKHHQSALTVSLPRRRRLSRSISSQNERDMNESVTLALNLLPIQEKITIAEDRTIDLYAKANEWTQGLCFRPRNLDARLGFGLCMDEQNFLQNRRKVVAAALKDVLHLEEDLQDHEVPIVAVTTAGCGIRALTGMYGSMLGLQKLRVLDCVSYISGSSGTTWTMTKLYEDAEWSHKDIGEIIIEARKQAAKCKMGAFCLRSLRNYYKELSQRTQAGHKTSFIDLWGLMIESMLNDGKCYHRLSDQRRAVNHGQNPLPIYLALNVKDKVTTKDFREWVEFTPYEVGFLKYGAFIRAEDFGSEFFMGRLMKKLPESRICFMQGMWSSIFSKNLLDAWHAADNSEDFWHRWTQDKVTEIEEQPDLPEKPYEMATCMFTPTSGLSTTLRDILTDRPAVSKYHNFLRGFQMHNEYIQHEQFAKWKDTLLDTSPNDLRGHSEHLELVDAAFFFETSCPPLMRPERKVDVIIHLNYTGGSQTLPLKQACSYFSEQGIPFPKFGLKDDEKNLKECYMFDGADNPGAPLLLYFPLVNDTFQRYVAPGMSRSAAEMEQGKVDLSSFSSPYSTREVSLKAEDFNKLQKLTTYNIMNNENVILQALRMAVARKKQALSQPVSQAQATG